A genome region from Perca fluviatilis chromosome 20, GENO_Pfluv_1.0, whole genome shotgun sequence includes the following:
- the plk4 gene encoding serine/threonine-protein kinase PLK4 isoform X2, with amino-acid sequence MSVSIGDKIEDFKVLTLLGKGSFACVYRAKSVKTGLEVAIKTIDKKAMHKAGMVQRVTNEVEIHCRLKHPSVLELYNYFEDSNYVYLVLEMCHNGEMSRYLKEKEIAFCEDEARHLMHQIVKGMLYLHAHGILHRDLTLSNLLLTSNMNIKIADFGLATQLKLPNEKHFTMCGTPNYISPEVATRSAHGLESDVWSLGCMFYAFLMGRPPFDTDTVKHTLSKVVLGEYEMPSHVSLEAQDLIHQLLRRDPAQRPSLSAVLDHPFMTQSLLARTKELELEDEGSMDSGIATISTACTSSTSASSSSRLQRRTRHMLGSALPNRMAPIPSLPRQPSSACFEDGDQWQQQHPADRFPREGRSRGVHGGDSGQPLSPFLRRAHSSDRSGSSASGQGASHPELGRCHSEETLTGLGRPVFPMSSTQHPFSEHGRLPSPPVKQSPHSGYLLSTQTALPPNLQFQDLEGVTNWLNNEASGQRPTDGSTHSSSGSFNSSRGPLGVHNSWTDKPMGRGVSPQHHNQQHMHHNLPSNSNSYRENIPGAEFQLPHGRELKLPPAKPSVDKEKKTLRDIVPPLCASRLKPIRQKTKNAVVSVLDTGEVCMELLKCQSGQERVKEVLRISCDGSMVTIYQPNGGKGFPVLDCPPAPPEDILICSYDDLPEKYWKKYQYASKFVQLVKSKTPKVTLYTKYAKVMLMENSPNADLEACFYDGAKTHKTSELVRVVEKSGKSYTVKGEVGLSGLSPESRLYVELSDEGHSMCLSLEAAITAEEQRSTKKVPFFPITIGRRPANPDSPCSSSLPSHPVPPDAASPPQPPQITPSMISYDGSDFTTASLSKKSSPVQNTGKVVKSIFVPNVGWASQLTSGEVWVQFNDGSQLVVQAGVSCITYTSPEGRITRYKENEKLPEHVKEKLHCLSTILGLLANPTAHHLKPH; translated from the exons CTCTACAACTACTTTGAGGACAGCAACTATGTGTACTTGGTGTTGGAGATGTGCCACAATGGAGAGATGAGTCGGTACCTTAAAGAGAAGGAGATAGCGTTCTGTGAGGATGAAG CGAGACATTTGATGCATCAAATAGTGAAAGGAATGCTGTATTTACATGCCCACGGCATCCTGCATCGAGATCTGACCTTGTCAAACCTTTTGCTGACTAGCAACATGAACATTAAGATAGCAGACTTTGGCCTGGCCACTCAGCTCAAACTCCCAAATGAGAAGCACTTCACCATGTGCGGGACACCCAACTACATCTCCCCGGAGGTGGCCACTCGCAGTGCTCATGGTCTTGAATCAGATGTCTGGTCCCTGGGGTGCATGTTCTACGCGTTCCTGATGGGCCGCCCTCCGTTTGACACGGACACGGTCAAACACACTCTGTCTAAAGTGGTTCTTGGGGAATATGAAATGCCTAGCCATGTTTCGCTAGAGGCTCAGGACCTGATCCATCAGCTGCTGCGGAGGGACCCCGCCCAGCGGCCCAGCCTCTCTGCAGTGCTAGACCACCCGTTTATGACCCAGAGCCTGCTGGCCAGGACCAAGGAGCTGGAGTTGGAGGACGAAGGATCCATGGACAGCGGCATTGCCACCATCTCCACAGCCTGCACCTCCTCCACctcagccagcagcagcagccgcctcCAGAGGAGAACCAGGCACATGCTTGGCTCTGCCCTGCCGAACCGAATGGCGCCTATTCCGAGTCTTCCACGCCAACCCAGCAGCGCCTGTTTTGAGGACGGAGAccagtggcagcagcagcacccgGCGGACAGATTTCCCAGAGAGGGCAGGAGCAGGGGGGTTCATGGTGGAGACAGTGGGCAGCCTCTTTCTCCCTTCCTGAGGAGAGCTCACTCTTCAGATCGCTCGGGCTCTTCTGCATCAGGCCAGGGGGCCAGTCACCCTGAGCTGGGGAGGTGCCACTCAGAGGAGACTCTGACTGGTTTAGGAAGACCAGTCTTCCCCATGTCCTCCACTCAGCACCCGTTTTCAGAGCATGGAAGGCTCCCCTCTCCCCCCGTCAAACAGTCACCACA TTCTGGGTATTTGTTGTCGACACAGACTGCACTTCCACCAAACTTGCAATTTCAAGACCTGGAGGGAGTTACTAATTGGCTCAATAATGAAG CTTCTGGGCAGAGGCCCACAGACGGCAGCACTcacagcagcagcggcagcttCAATAGCAGCAGAGGACCTTTGGGGGTTCACAATTCCTGGACAGACAAGCCCATGGGCCGAGGTGTGAGCCCTCAGCACCACAACCAGCAGCACATGCACCACAACCTTCCCTCCAACTCTAACTCGTACCGGGAAAATATACCTGGAGCAGAGTTCCAACTTCCTCACGGCAGAGAGTTAAAGCTCCCTCCAGCCAAACCCAGTGTGGATAAAGAGAAGAAAACGCTGAGAGACATAGTCCCGCCCCTGTGTGCGTCCAGACTGAAGCCCATCAGACAGAAGACCAAAAATGCTGTT GTGAGCGTCCTGGACACAGGTGAAGTCTGTATGGAGTTGTTAAAATGCCAAAGTGGTCAAGAGAGGGTCAAAGAAGTCCTTCGGATTTCCTGTGACGGTTCGATG GTGACAATATACCAGCCTAATGGTGGAAAGGGTTTTCCTGTCCTGGACtgtcctcctgctcctccagaAGATATTCTGATTTGTAGCTACGATGACCTTCCAG AAAAATACTGGAAGAAGTACCAATACGCCTCCAAGTTTGTGCAGCTGGTGAAATCCAAGACTCCAAAAGTGACCCTCTACACCAAGTATGCAAAAGTCATGCTGATGGAGAACTCTCCCAATGCAGACCTGGAAGCTTGCTTTTACGATG GAGCAAAGACCCACAAGACGTCCGAGCTGGTGCGAGTGGTGGAGAAGAGCGGGAAGTCGTACACGGTGAAGGGCGAGGTGGGGCTGAGCGGCCTGAGCCCAGAGAGCAGGCTGTATGTGGAGCTGTCTGATGAGGGCCACAGCATGTGTTTGTCCCTGGAGGCCGCCATCACAGCAGAGGAGCAGCGCAGCACCAAGAAAGTCCCGTTCTTCCCCATAACTATTGGCAG GAGACCTGCCAACCCAGACTCCCCATGCTCATCGTCCTTGCCCTCCCACCCGGTGCCTCCTGACGCAGCTTCACCTCCTCAACCTCCACAAATCACTCCTTCA ATGATCTCCTACGATGGTTCTGATTTCACCACGGCCAGCCTGAGTAAGAAAAGCTCCCCGGTGCAAAACACAGGAAAAGTGGTTAAGTCGATATTTGTGCCCAATGTTGGATGGGCATCCCAG CTGACAAGTGGAGAGGTGTGGGTGCAGTTCAACGACGGGTCTCAGCTGGTGGTTCAGGCAGGAGTTTCCTGCATCACCTACACGTCTCCAGAGGGGAGGATCACAAG GTATAAGGAGAACGAGAAGTTGCCGGAGCACGTCAAGGAGAAGCTGCACTGTCTCTCCACCATCCTGGGACTGCTGGCCAACCCCACAGCACATCACTTAAAACCTCATTAA